The sequence below is a genomic window from Sorangiineae bacterium MSr12523.
GCGCGTTCGTCGGCGGATGGCTCGCGCGGGCCACGCGAAAGGTGCCCGAGCTTCCGAGCCCCGAAGGTGAGGGCGATTCGGACGAAGCGAACGACGGCCTGGGGGCACCCAAAGTCGACCCCTTCGCAGCCTTCGGGTGCCGGCTCGGGGACGTCGTGCTCGCGAGCGACGGCGAAGAAGCATGGCTCGAGAGCGCCATCGTCTTCTCCGAAGAGGTGCCCGTGCTCGTCCTCTTCCTCGCGCCCAACGCCGGTGCCGATCGCGCGGTGCTCGTCCGGCCGAAGCCGCACGAAGATCTCGTCTGGCTCACGGCGGCACCGCACATGGCCGAAGCCTCGAACTGGGGCCCGAGCGAGGAGCCGCCCTCCTCCTTGGTGCACCACGGTGAGCGCTTCGAGCGCCTCCGCCGCCTCCCGCTTTCGGCCGAGCGGCACGGACCCTCCGCGCCGGATCTCGGTGACGTCGTATTATTTGCAGAATACAAGTCGGCAACGGATCGCCGCCTGGTCGCCATCCTCGCCGGCACGCGCGTTCTCGTGTGGGAAGGGCGCATGCTCGGCCCCGGCCTTTACGAGGTGCTACCGAGTCAGTCTTCGTAGGCGGCGCCGGCGCACCACGCCGAGCCACGTGAGCGCGAACAGCCCCGCGAACCCGCCCGTCGCCGTCGAGCCACCGCTCGACGAGCAGCCACCCGACGAGCCGCTGTCGATCTCTTCGTTTTCGCCGTTCCCGCCATTGCCGCCGCCCGCATCCGCATCGCCGCCCGGCGTCCCGCCCGCGTCGGTGCCCGGGCCCGCATCCACGGCCTCGCCCTGAATGGAAATGTTGGCGCAGTGGTAATAGAAGCAATTCGGGTCGTGCTCGCCCATGAACTCGAGCACCTGCAAGGTGCACTTGGTGCACGTCACGTTGGACGGCAGCACCACGCGCATCGTCTGCGGTCCGCGAAACGGAGCGTCGTGCACGAGCAGCCCATCGCCCAACACGGGAAACTTGGGCTGTTTCTCGATGTCGGCGCTCCCGCACGGCGACGAGCCCTCCGTCACCTTCGGATCCTTCGGAAGCTCACTGGGAGCGTTCACCGCGAGGGCCACCCGGTAGTGCCCGGGGTGAAAAACCGTCTCGTTGATGGAGATGTCGACCGCCTGCCCCGGCCGATACGTCGTCACTTGCCCCGACGGCGTTCCGGTGTTGCTTCCGCAGGGCCCAACCTTTTGCGGATTGCCCTGATCGTCCTGCACCAGCGACGCCGCGGGTGCATTCAGGTGAAAGTGGGCCTGCGCCGCGGGCGCCACCACCGTCATTCCCGTGCCCGCGACCACCGCGAGCGCACGCGCCCGAAACGTCCCGAAATTCATTCACACACTCCTCATGCGCACCATCATGGATTCCACCGCCAGCTGCGCAGAGGCGTTGGCATCCACATCCCGTGCCGCCTGCAGGGCGAGGGCATAACGTGCTGCGGCGACATCGGCCTGACGGTCCCCGTTGGCCGCCGTGGTGCGCGCCCGTTCCGCGAGCCGAACGGCTAGGGCAAATAGCGCTACCTCTAGGGAATCTTTGTTCTTTTTCGCCTCCTCGGCCAGCTCCAAGGCGATGCCCATGTCGGGCGAATCCAGTGCGGCGAGCGCCTTCTCCACGAACCGCTGGCGCTTCCCGTTCTCGTCGGGATCGGCCAGGGCCAGTGCCGTGGCCATGCTGCCATTGGCCAGGCTGGCCATGGTGCGCGCTTCCTCCGCATCCACGTTCCGCGCGGCGAGAAGCTCGGCCACCACCCCATCGGGCAGCGGCGCAAAGCGCACGCGCAGGGTGCGCGACCGGATCGTGGGCAGCAGCGTGTCCGGCTTCGAGCACAACAGAATGAAGTGCGTCCCCCTGCCGGGTTCCTCCAGCGTCTTCAAAAGCGCATTCGCCGCGGCGATGCTCAACTCGTCGGCGCGCCGGATGATGAACACCTTCGCCCGGCCTTCGTGCGGCGGAAACGCGGCCCGCGCCAGCACCAAGGTGCGCACTTGGTCGATGGAAAGCTCCGTTGCCTCCGGCGTGCGCCGCCCGATCTGCGCTGGCTCGTACAGGCCGCGCTCGAGCACCATCACGTCGGGATGCACCGGTTTGCCCGATTTCGGAATCACCCGCTTGCACGCGGAGCATTCGCCGCACGCATGCGGCCCGCCCTCACGCCGCTCGCAGACCAAAGCTTGCGCAAGCCCGAAGGCCGCAAGCTCTTTTCCCACGCCGTCGGGTCCGTCGAACAGGTACGCATGGTGGACGCGTCCGTTGGCGAGCGCCCGCTCCAAGGTGGCGATGGCGGTGGGCTGGGCTTTTACCTGCAAAAGAAGGGAAGGCGACGACGACGTCATGGATCGGATGGACCGTAGCCCACCGGATCCATTCAGATCCACACGCATCCGCCACGGCGCAGCGTGAGTGCATACTGCACTTGGAATTCCGGGCATCGGCCTGAGGAACGCGCGTTGCTAGGCACGCAAAGCGATGGTGAAACGCCCGCTCCCGCCGCGACCCTCGGTCAAGTTCCCCCCGCGTCCGAAAAAGAGGCTGCCAAACGACGTGGAGTCGGCGCCTACGATCGAGCTCGATCCGGACATCGACATGAGCGCCGAAGATTGGGCGACCTATGTCGACAAAGAGCCGTTCGCGCTGGCGCACCAACGCCCGCCACGCGCCGCCGAAGGGTGGGCCACCGGCAGGACGGCCATTTTCTTCGAGGCCATCGACGATCTTTTTGCCACGATGCATGCCCTGCCGCATTGCGAGACCACTGCGGAGGCGGCGAGCTTTTGCCTCACCGCGGTGCTGCGGGCGCTTCCATCGCGCATTGGGCTCGTGCAGATCTACGATCCCGAGGTGCAGCAGTTCGTCGTGGTGTACGCGCAAGGGGAAGGCAGCGAGGACCTTCTGATGATGCGCACCGAAGAGGCCGACCCGCTCATCACGCAGGCCATGACCCAAGGCGCACCACGCTCGTTCCACTACGAGGAAGGCGGCACCACCGAGGAGCGGCCGGCCAATCGCCACGCGTTCTTCGGCCCCGTGCGCAGTGTTCTCGTGGCACCGGTGAGCGACAAGGGCCGCTACCTCGGCGTCATCGAGCTTCTCGACCCGGCCGACGGCTCCTACTTCGACGCCCGCGCGGAGAACACGCTGTCCTATGTGGCGGGGCGCTTTGGCGAGTTCCTCGTCCGAAAAGGGGCGACCATCGGAAACATCGTGGGCCCGAGCGCACTGGCGCGCTCGGCAATGGATGCCGCGATGAGCTAACCTCGAGGGTATGCCGTCGTCGGTTCCGTCGAAGATTCGAAAGAAGATCGAGTGGTTCTTTCATCGCGCGGAAGGGGCCTTTCTCTCCGACGCGGTGCTCGCGGCGGAGGGCGCGCACCTCGAGCCGAAGGAGGCGCGCGCGCGTCTGGCCGATAGCGGCGAGCATCTTCAGGCGATGGACCTCGTGGGGCGCTTCGAGCAGCTCGAGCGCGCGCTCGACGGGGATGCCGAAAAACGCCGCGCGTACGTGGGCCAATACGGGGCCGCCGGCGTTCAGTGCTTTCGGGCGGGCACCGAGACGCGCATCTATTGCCTCGCCGTCGAGACGTTTCCAAGGCACGTCAACAACGTGTACGTCGTGTTGGAGCCGGGCTCCGCGCTGATGCTCGACTGCGGCTCGGATCTGCCGAGTTCACGTCGCGACCTCGCCCTGGGCTTTGCCGTCATGCGCGATCTGTTTCGCGAGGACGTGCGCCAGGAGGCCCTCGATTGGTGCGTCATCTCGCACGCGCACTACGACCATTTCGGCGGATCGAACGCGGTGAAGCGCGAGACGCGGGCGCACTTGGCGGTGCACGAACTCGATGCGCGCGTGCTCTCGTGCTTCGACGAGCGGCTCGTCGTCGTTTCCAAGGACATCGACGTGTACCTGCGCCGTGCCGGCATTGCCGACGACGCACGGGCCGTGATGCTCGGGCTGTATACGGCGCACAAGACCCTCTTCAAACCGGTCCAGGTCGACCGCGTGCTGCGCGATGGCGACCAGATTGGTCCTGGCTACCGCGTGCACCATGTCCCCGGGCACTGCCCCGGGCTCATTTGCTTGCAGGTGCACGATGTCCTTTTGACCAGTGACCATGTGCTGGCCCGGATCACACCACACCAATTCCCACAAGCGATTACGCCCTTCGCGGGGCTCGAGCACTACTTTCACAGTTTGGCGAAAATTCGCAAATTGGAAGGCATCAACTACGCGCTGGGCGGCCACGAAGAGCCCATTTGGGATCTGCGCGCGCGCATCGATGCGATGGCCAATTTCCATCGGCAGCGTCTCGCGCGCGTGCTCGAAGTGTGCGACGCACCGCGCACGGTGCTCGGCGTGGCCGAGGCGCTTTTTGGGCACCAGGAGGGGTATGGCTTTCTTCTCGCCATCGAAGAAGCAGGTGCCCACGTGGAGTACCTGCACGATCTCGGAAAGCTCCGCATTGCCAACTTGGACGAGGTGGCCACCTCGCGCGATCCGGTCATCGAATACGTCGCGCGCTGATCTTCGATTGGGGTAAAGCTGATGAAATGCCCATCCCCAGATCTCCGCTTTGGTTGCTCCTCGCGTTCACCGCCCTCCACGCGGGTTGTTCGCCCGCGCAGGCTGCACCGCCACCGGCGAGCCCTCCGACCACGAAGTCCGCACCCGTTTCCAAATCGCCCTCGGCCATCGAGCGCATGCTCGTTCCCGGCCCCGAGACCGAGCAGCTCGCCCGCCGCGTGGGCACCTGGGACGTGGTGATGACGTTGCGCACGTCCCCGGAGGCCACGCCGATCGTCATCTCCGGCATGATCGCCGAGCGCACCATGACGGGGCTGTATCTGCAGGAGACCATGAAGCCAGCGCCCGGCTCGAAGGTGCCGGACTTCCGCCGCATCGATTACCTCACGTACAACAAGCTGGAGGCGCGCTGGCAGTACATCTCGATGGACACGCGTGCGCCCATCGGCATCATGGCCGCGCGAAGCTACGGGGCCACGAACTTCCCCGAGGTGACCGTACACTTCGACAATTTCGCCATCCCGGGCTGGGGCCAGGAGCTCGAGGGCAAGTTCATGCGCGCCCGCCACGTGACCACGCGCGAATCCGACGACCGCGACGTTACGCGCCAATACTGGACCCCCGTCGCCGGCGCCCCC
It includes:
- a CDS encoding lytic polysaccharide monooxygenase — translated: MNFGTFRARALAVVAGTGMTVVAPAAQAHFHLNAPAASLVQDDQGNPQKVGPCGSNTGTPSGQVTTYRPGQAVDISINETVFHPGHYRVALAVNAPSELPKDPKVTEGSSPCGSADIEKQPKFPVLGDGLLVHDAPFRGPQTMRVVLPSNVTCTKCTLQVLEFMGEHDPNCFYYHCANISIQGEAVDAGPGTDAGGTPGGDADAGGGNGGNGENEEIDSGSSGGCSSSGGSTATGGFAGLFALTWLGVVRRRRLRRLTR
- a CDS encoding DNA polymerase III subunit delta', with the translated sequence MTSSSPSLLLQVKAQPTAIATLERALANGRVHHAYLFDGPDGVGKELAAFGLAQALVCERREGGPHACGECSACKRVIPKSGKPVHPDVMVLERGLYEPAQIGRRTPEATELSIDQVRTLVLARAAFPPHEGRAKVFIIRRADELSIAAANALLKTLEEPGRGTHFILLCSKPDTLLPTIRSRTLRVRFAPLPDGVVAELLAARNVDAEEARTMASLANGSMATALALADPDENGKRQRFVEKALAALDSPDMGIALELAEEAKKNKDSLEVALFALAVRLAERARTTAANGDRQADVAAARYALALQAARDVDANASAQLAVESMMVRMRSV
- a CDS encoding MBL fold metallo-hydrolase, whose protein sequence is MPSSVPSKIRKKIEWFFHRAEGAFLSDAVLAAEGAHLEPKEARARLADSGEHLQAMDLVGRFEQLERALDGDAEKRRAYVGQYGAAGVQCFRAGTETRIYCLAVETFPRHVNNVYVVLEPGSALMLDCGSDLPSSRRDLALGFAVMRDLFREDVRQEALDWCVISHAHYDHFGGSNAVKRETRAHLAVHELDARVLSCFDERLVVVSKDIDVYLRRAGIADDARAVMLGLYTAHKTLFKPVQVDRVLRDGDQIGPGYRVHHVPGHCPGLICLQVHDVLLTSDHVLARITPHQFPQAITPFAGLEHYFHSLAKIRKLEGINYALGGHEEPIWDLRARIDAMANFHRQRLARVLEVCDAPRTVLGVAEALFGHQEGYGFLLAIEEAGAHVEYLHDLGKLRIANLDEVATSRDPVIEYVAR
- a CDS encoding DUF1579 domain-containing protein, yielding MPIPRSPLWLLLAFTALHAGCSPAQAAPPPASPPTTKSAPVSKSPSAIERMLVPGPETEQLARRVGTWDVVMTLRTSPEATPIVISGMIAERTMTGLYLQETMKPAPGSKVPDFRRIDYLTYNKLEARWQYISMDTRAPIGIMAARSYGATNFPEVTVHFDNFAIPGWGQELEGKFMRARHVTTRESDDRDVTRQYWTPVAGAPEWLAVQYEYTRHR